The window CAGAGAGCACACGCTCAGCAGTCAAGCAGATGTCTTGGGGATGAAGTATTAGGGTCACCTTTATCGGCACCAAAGCATTAATGGTGACAGGCAGCTTCCCTTCTGTTTACATTGCTTAGCGTGTTCCTCTCTAATTTCTCCTGTCCCTTAACCTGTTATCAGCTTTATTGCAAGAAACTTAAATCTTTCTGAACAGCAATTTACaatcataaaaatattacagaaggAGGCAGCGTTCCTGCTGTTGAGCCtgtccccctctccctgcccccttTTTAACATCCCTGGGTTAGctctgcaattatttttgtatCTGCAAGCAAGGGTCATCAACATTTGCACTAATCACAATGTCCCAGCTGTTCTActtccagttatttttaattgtgctGCCTACACTTGTAATGAGCTGTATTTAAGTCTGAGGTGAAGTGTAAAAGATCTATGTAATAACGAcacatttattgtattttttgtatGTTACAGATAGGCCTAGTCCTATGCACAGAGAAAACATGATGCCATTTATAGTTTAATACTtgaagtaactttttaaaatgggcttttataaatgaattaaataatacaaaaatcaCATTACTTTGCCGGAAGTTCCTTCatgttttaattatattgtGCAATTTCCCCGTATGTATACTTTTTCATAAATGTTATTATCTTAAGCCATTTATAATCATTGAAAAGTACATTCAGGATTTTGTAACTCAGTGTTCAGACCTGTTCATACTTCTCTGAAGTATAAttcatgtttaaataaaaaagttgtaCCATTTTAGGCCTCTTTTCCAAAGTGGTAAAATATGAATGGATTTGACACTTGAATTCACCAGTGAATGCAACATCAACTTAATAAAAGTACGTGAAAGAATCTGAAAATTGCTTAGCTGTACCATGTTTGTGTTACATCAGTGAGAACTGCCTACCTGGGAAACATTTTATAACTGTTCCACAGTTTTTACAACTGAGCTGCAACAAACCCAAGATAACACTTGCCACATCTTCCGAGTCACTTGGTCTTGAGAGGAGAAATAACAAAACTCTTAACTTGTGGCTGACTATATTCCTTCAGGACACAGCATGGCTTAGAAATCAGATTGCCACTCGGGCAGGAAtcagccctgttccttttagATCAGAAATCATCTCTGTAAGAGAGGGCAGTAACACCCAAGTTGACGCTGAGATGTCAATGACACTGGCATTTAAATTCATTAATTCTTTCCAGAAAGTTAAAACCTGGAATGTATTGCAATCTTCCACAAGTTCCAGCCTCATACACCTACCTCTGTAATTCTAGTTCACCTTGGTTGGTACATGCCTGATTGAGCACTGTGTAAGTATTGTCAGTTGTGTCTCATGTACTCATGTATACAGAAGTGTCCCTTCAAAGGGGGAGGGACCAGTAAGAGCCATCTGGTCAGTACCAGCAGATAATCCCTTTCCACAGGGCAGGTGTGTTCTagctttcaaaaggaaattagTGAATCTAGAAATCCAGTtcacatcatcatcatcaccacacTTGGTAACGCACGCTGTTCTTATGCAAAAGCCCTGAAGAACAAAAGGCAGGTAGATTAGGTAGAGCCACAGAAAGAATTGTTTTTCTAAAGAGACAATAGTAAGAAAACACACACTGTTCTGTAGGACTACTTTTAATGTAAAGTTTTGTATACTGTCCAAAGTCTCATTTGTCATCTACCCTTATATTGAATTACAAAACTACCATAATAGGTAGAACGGCAGACCCCACAGTAGCGCATAATGCATGCCAAATATAAATAGGCCATATTATTCAAGATGTCCACTTTTTCGTCACATTTAAGTGGTTTAAATCATCGCTGATATATCTATGCTCAGGGAACTTGGCTTTCACCAGGCTTTTGAAAGCTTCCCATTTTGCACGTCTCTCCTCTGTGTTATGTCCGTACTCCTGTTCCCGTGTCAGGTAAGGTCGACTCAGCCAATATTCATTCTCTGCTTCAATTTCCAACCTTCGGATCATCGCTTGCTTCATTGAAAGGGTAACCACTCTTGGTCGCCTGTATTTTCCAATCCATTGTTTTCCAGGAATTCTCTTTCGGAGTAATACTGTTGTTAAAAACATTATGCCTTAAAATAtagacaaaaatataaaatgctcGTTACATTAgggacaaaaattaaaaatttaacaagaaaaatgaaaaatgtgcaCACACTCCAGTGCCTTTTAGCTGTCTGGTTTGAAGTCTGAAGTTCAGAACCTGATACTCACAACCAACCATTACATACAGTAGACAGCACAAAGACATACTGGAAACTTCAGACCAGAAAAGGGAAACGAAACTCATTATTTAGCTAAAGAGTTTACTCAGTTATCCTTACGTTGAGATTTAAGCATGTCCTCcataaattatttatgaaaaaaaccaaaaccaccagtCTCAGATACTATTAAACAAATGATTCACTTAATTAATTCCTTCTCCAAATAGCTAACTGCATTGTCAAAACAGGGAGTATTTCCAGGTCCACCTGCTAGATCTAGATCTGGCCTTTCCTCAGTATTAAGTTCTGAACTACAGTCTCTCCATGAACTTACTAGAATACAATTATATCATCTTGGTTTTGAACTAAGGGAAATCAGGTTTGTAGAGAAAAACAATATCCTATATTAGACCAACTAGCATTAAATAGCACAAATACAGTGGCCAATGTAACACACAGGTGTGacaaaaaggcaagaaaggCCAAGCAACATTTAGATGTTACACACGTCCTCTTCATTAGTCCTAAACATGCCTAACTCCTAGGTCTCTCATTATACTGTATCTTCATCAACTAATAAGACAAGGATTTGAAACGGGCATAAACCAGCCCTACTGCTCAGAAAAGCCACACCACCATACCCCATTGCCACGGTGCAACTGCATGCTGATGTTCCACTCTCTGATCCAGTTTAGAAGTGAAGCGGTGGGGCTTCGCGAAGGCACTGCTGCCTCAGTCTCTCGTTCCGCCCCCGtcaggggagggcagggcacaGAGCTGCTCGTCTCCACCGCAGCGCCGGCTGCTCGCCCTCAGGCCTGCGCCCGCTGCAGCGTCGACACGGACCGAGGCCGACGCGGCACAGCTGCCCACTGGGGCTCTCCAGTGCCACAGGAGCCACCcgacagctccaggcaggttTCGGCCCGCGCGGCGAAGCGCTCCTGCTGCCCGGGGAGAAGGATCCCCTGCCAGTTCCCTGCCAGTTCCCCACCGGGGTTATCTCCCAGTTCAGGGCCAGATCAGCCCGAGCGAGAAGACAGCAAACCCGCCAAAAGACACCCCACGCTCGGAGCGAAGCGGCACTATGAGAAGCAGCACTATGAGAAGCGACTGTAGCGCTCCGAGCCCTGTAATTAACgggcctctcccctcccctccgcctTTACTCACCGACTCCGGTGGCGGCTCCAGCCCCCACGGCGGGAAGCAAGATGGCGGCGGCAGACAGCAGCGGCGCGAGGCACGTCTCGCGAGAGCTCTCGGCGGGTGGGCGGGGCCTGGCGGCGCCAATGGAGCGCGCGCTGCCCGCGGTTCGAAGCTGGTGGCGGGCGGTAACCGTCCTCCTCAGGCAGCGCGCGGCTcggctctcctctcctctccttggCTCTGCTCTCCT of the Grus americana isolate bGruAme1 chromosome 1, bGruAme1.mat, whole genome shotgun sequence genome contains:
- the MRPL57 gene encoding ribosomal protein 63, mitochondrial, with the translated sequence MFLTTVLLRKRIPGKQWIGKYRRPRVVTLSMKQAMIRRLEIEAENEYWLSRPYLTREQEYGHNTEERRAKWEAFKSLVKAKFPEHRYISDDLNHLNVTKKWTS